Proteins encoded in a region of the Procambarus clarkii isolate CNS0578487 chromosome 42, FALCON_Pclarkii_2.0, whole genome shotgun sequence genome:
- the LOC138373457 gene encoding uncharacterized protein, with the protein MGQGKEMEEGQEMGQGQEMGQGQEMGQRQEMGQGQDMGLGQKMGQGTEMGQGQEMDQGQEMGQGQELGQGHEIGQGQELGQGHEMGQGQEMGQGQKMSKGQEMGQGQEMGLEQKMGQG; encoded by the coding sequence atgggccaggggaagGAGATGGAAGagggacaggagatgggccaggggcaggagatgggccaggggcaggagatgggccagaggcaggagatgggccaggggcaggacatGGGCCTAGGGCAGAAGATGGGCCAGGGGACGGAGATGGGCCAAGGGCAGGAGATGgaccaggggcaggagatgggccaggggcaggagttgGGCCAAGGACATGAGATAGGCCAAGGGCAGGAGTTGGGCCAAGGACATGAGATGggccagggacaggagatgggccaggggcagaagATGAgtaaggggcaggagatgggccaggggcaggagatgggcctggAGCAGAAGATGGGCCAGGGGTAG